The Nycticebus coucang isolate mNycCou1 chromosome 5, mNycCou1.pri, whole genome shotgun sequence genome window below encodes:
- the ZBTB2 gene encoding zinc finger and BTB domain-containing protein 2 isoform X2, whose translation MYTGKMAPQLIDPVRLEQGIKFLHAYPLIQEASLASQGAFAHPDQVFPLASSLYGIQIADHQLRQATKIASAPEKLGREPRPQPTRMSQEPVPEASQLSQLTSNLAPVNRTNMTPSDPLQTSLSPELVSTPVPAPPSGEEANLEASSSDEQPASLTIAHVKPSIMKRNGSFPKYYACHLCGRRFTLRSSLREHLQIHTGVPFTSSQQGESRVPLSLCSNAADLGKDAMEVPEAGMISDSELQHISDSPIIDGQQQSETPPPSDIADIDNLEQADQEREVKRRKYECTICGRKFIQKSHWREHMYIHTGKPFKCSTCDKSFCRANQAARHVCLNQSIDTYTMVDKQTLELCTFEEGSQMDNMLVQTNKPYKCNLCDKTFSTPNEVVKHSCQNQNSDVFALEEGRSILLGSGDSEVTEPDHPVLASIKKEQETVLLD comes from the coding sequence ATGTACACTGGGAAGATGGCGCCTCAGCTGATCGACCCTGTACGGTTGGAACAGGGCATCAAGTTTCTGCACGCATACCCGCTGATCCAGGAAGCCAGCCTCGCCAGCCAGGGAGCCTTTGCGCATCCTGACCAGGTTTTCCCCCTGGCTTCCTCGTTGTATGGCATTCAGATTGCAGATCATCAGTTGAGACAAGCCACCAAGATTGCTTCAGCACCTGAAAAACTTGGGCGAGAGCCGAGGCCACAGCCCACCAGGATGAGCCAGGAACCTGTGCCAGAGGCCTCACAGCTCTCCCAGCTGacttcaaatctggccccggtgAATCGGACAAACATGACTCCCTCAGACCCACTGCAGACCTCACTGTCTCCAGAGCTTGTTTCCACTCctgtccctgcccctccctccggGGAAGAGGCCAATCTGGAAGCCTCTTCCTCTGATGAACAACCTGCGTCGCTCACAATAGCCCACGTCAAGCCGAGCATCATGAAGAGGAACGGaagcttcccaaagtactacGCTTGCCACCTGTGTGGACGGCGCTTCACCCTCCGGAGTAGCTTGCGTGAACACCTCCAGATTCACACAGGAGTCCCCTTCACATCCAGCCAACAGGGGGAAAGCCGCGTGCCCCTGTCTCTCTGTAGCAATGCAGCTGACCTCGGGAAAGATGCCATGGAAGTGCCTGAAGCTGGGATGATCAGTGACAGTGAGCTGCAGCACATCTCAGATTCTCCGATCATTGATGGACAGCAGCAGTCAGAAACCCCACCCCCCTCAGACATCGCTGACATTGACAACTTGGAGCAGGCGGACCAGGAGAGGGAGGTGAAGAGGCGGAAGTACGAGTGCACAATATGTGGACGGAAGTTTATCCAGAAAAGCCACTGGAGGGAGCACATGTACATCCACACCGGCAAGCCTTTCAAATGCAGCACTTGCGACAAGAGTTTTTGCAGGGCCAACCAGGCTGCCCGCCACGTGTGCCTCAACCAGAGCATCGACACGTACACCATGGTGGACAAACAGACTCTGGAGCTCTGCACGTTTGAGGAAGGTAGTCAGATGGACAACATGCTGGTACAAACCAACAAACCCTACAAATGCAACTTGTGTGACAAAACATTCTCAACTCCCAATGAGGTTGTTAAACATTCATGCCAAAACCAGAACTCGGACGTCTTTGCCCTAGAGGAAGGGCGGTCTATTCTGCTGGGCAGTGGGGACTCAGAAGTAACGGAACCTGACCACCCCGTGTTAGCTTCCATCAAAAAGGAACAGGAAACCGTATTGTTAGACTGA
- the ZBTB2 gene encoding zinc finger and BTB domain-containing protein 2 isoform X1 — protein sequence MDLANHGLILLQQLNAQREFGFLCDCTVAIGDVYFKAHKSVLASFSNYFKMLFVHQTSECVRLKPTDIQPDIFSYLLHLMYTGKMAPQLIDPVRLEQGIKFLHAYPLIQEASLASQGAFAHPDQVFPLASSLYGIQIADHQLRQATKIASAPEKLGREPRPQPTRMSQEPVPEASQLSQLTSNLAPVNRTNMTPSDPLQTSLSPELVSTPVPAPPSGEEANLEASSSDEQPASLTIAHVKPSIMKRNGSFPKYYACHLCGRRFTLRSSLREHLQIHTGVPFTSSQQGESRVPLSLCSNAADLGKDAMEVPEAGMISDSELQHISDSPIIDGQQQSETPPPSDIADIDNLEQADQEREVKRRKYECTICGRKFIQKSHWREHMYIHTGKPFKCSTCDKSFCRANQAARHVCLNQSIDTYTMVDKQTLELCTFEEGSQMDNMLVQTNKPYKCNLCDKTFSTPNEVVKHSCQNQNSDVFALEEGRSILLGSGDSEVTEPDHPVLASIKKEQETVLLD from the exons atggatttgGCCAACCATGGACTTATTCTCCTGCAACAGTTAAACGCTCAGCGAGAGTTTGGTTTCCTGTGTGACTGCACGGTTGCAATCGGCGATGTGTACTTCAAGGCACACAAATCAGTTCTTGCTTCATTCTCCAATTACTTTAAGATGTTGTTTGTCCATCAGACCAG TGAGTGTGTCCGTTTGAAACCAACTGACATACAGCCGgacattttcagctatctctTACATTTGATGTACACTGGGAAGATGGCGCCTCAGCTGATCGACCCTGTACGGTTGGAACAGGGCATCAAGTTTCTGCACGCATACCCGCTGATCCAGGAAGCCAGCCTCGCCAGCCAGGGAGCCTTTGCGCATCCTGACCAGGTTTTCCCCCTGGCTTCCTCGTTGTATGGCATTCAGATTGCAGATCATCAGTTGAGACAAGCCACCAAGATTGCTTCAGCACCTGAAAAACTTGGGCGAGAGCCGAGGCCACAGCCCACCAGGATGAGCCAGGAACCTGTGCCAGAGGCCTCACAGCTCTCCCAGCTGacttcaaatctggccccggtgAATCGGACAAACATGACTCCCTCAGACCCACTGCAGACCTCACTGTCTCCAGAGCTTGTTTCCACTCctgtccctgcccctccctccggGGAAGAGGCCAATCTGGAAGCCTCTTCCTCTGATGAACAACCTGCGTCGCTCACAATAGCCCACGTCAAGCCGAGCATCATGAAGAGGAACGGaagcttcccaaagtactacGCTTGCCACCTGTGTGGACGGCGCTTCACCCTCCGGAGTAGCTTGCGTGAACACCTCCAGATTCACACAGGAGTCCCCTTCACATCCAGCCAACAGGGGGAAAGCCGCGTGCCCCTGTCTCTCTGTAGCAATGCAGCTGACCTCGGGAAAGATGCCATGGAAGTGCCTGAAGCTGGGATGATCAGTGACAGTGAGCTGCAGCACATCTCAGATTCTCCGATCATTGATGGACAGCAGCAGTCAGAAACCCCACCCCCCTCAGACATCGCTGACATTGACAACTTGGAGCAGGCGGACCAGGAGAGGGAGGTGAAGAGGCGGAAGTACGAGTGCACAATATGTGGACGGAAGTTTATCCAGAAAAGCCACTGGAGGGAGCACATGTACATCCACACCGGCAAGCCTTTCAAATGCAGCACTTGCGACAAGAGTTTTTGCAGGGCCAACCAGGCTGCCCGCCACGTGTGCCTCAACCAGAGCATCGACACGTACACCATGGTGGACAAACAGACTCTGGAGCTCTGCACGTTTGAGGAAGGTAGTCAGATGGACAACATGCTGGTACAAACCAACAAACCCTACAAATGCAACTTGTGTGACAAAACATTCTCAACTCCCAATGAGGTTGTTAAACATTCATGCCAAAACCAGAACTCGGACGTCTTTGCCCTAGAGGAAGGGCGGTCTATTCTGCTGGGCAGTGGGGACTCAGAAGTAACGGAACCTGACCACCCCGTGTTAGCTTCCATCAAAAAGGAACAGGAAACCGTATTGTTAGACTGA